In one window of Dromaius novaehollandiae isolate bDroNov1 chromosome W, bDroNov1.hap1, whole genome shotgun sequence DNA:
- the LOC135324345 gene encoding olfactory receptor 14A16-like, translating to MAYDRYIAICRPLHYETLMGERACVKMAAAAWASGFLNAVVPTANVFSVTFCQGNVLGQFFCEIPQILKLSCSDSYLREVGVIGVSLSLVVGCFILIVLSYVQIFTVVLRIPSEQGQRKAFSMCLPHLFVVSMFFSTAVFAYLKPLSISSPGLDPALAVLYSVLPPTLKSLIYSMRNKERQGTLKKLIQLVVVQQQ from the coding sequence atggcctacgaccgctacattgccatctgcagacccctgcactacgagaccctcatgggtgagagagcttgtgtcaaaatggcagcagctgcctgggccagtggttttctcaatgcagtgGTGCCCACTGCAAATGTGTTTTCAGTAACATTCTGCCAAGGCAACGtgctgggccagttcttctgtgaaattccccagatccttaagctttcctgctcagactcctacctcagggaagttggggttattgGGGTTAGTCTTTCTTTAGTCGTTGGGTGTTTCATtctcattgtgctgtcctatgtgcagatcttcacagtcgtgctgaggatcccctctgagcagggacagcgcaaagccttttccatgtgcctccctcacctgttCGTGGTCTCCATGTTTTTCAGCACTGcagtgtttgcctacctgaagcccctctccatctcctccccaggtCTGGATCCAGCACTGGCCGTGCTGTACTCAGtgctgcctccaacactgaaatccctcatctacagcatgaggaacaaggagcgcCAGGgcacactgaagaaactgattcaactggtagtagttcagcagcaataa